CCCATGAAATCAATATTGGTTTTCCCGACGATTTCAAACATAGCGTGCGACCTTATCCCTGAATGAGTGGCTCAACCCGTTTCGATCAAATGCTGAGTTGTTGGAGTTTTTTCCTGTTAAACACATCAAAGACAACTTTTGTTCCTACGAGTGCCGTGAATAAATTGATGGCAATGCCTAAACATAGGGTGACGGCGAACCCCTTGATAGGCCCGGTGCCAAACAGAAATAAGGCCAACCCCGTGATCAAGGTCGTAACATGGGAATCCACAATCGTGAGAAAAGCCTTATCGTACCCACTATCGACCGCTAAGCGAACTGGACGCCCGAGCCTGAGTTCTTCACGAATACGTTCAAAGATTAAGATATTGGAGTCAACGCCCATCCCAATCGTCAGGATAATCCCGGCAATTCCGGGTAACGTCAGTGTCGCATTAAGACCAGACAATGCCCCCAATAAGCCGATGAGGTTTAACACCAGCGCAAAATTCGCGACGACTCCAGAAAGTCGGTAGTACACTATCATAAAGATAAGGACTAAACATCCTGCGATCACCAAGGTTCGTAGGCCTTTTTCGATCGAATCTTTTCCCAGTGAGGGGCCGACGGTGAGGTCTTGGAGTGTCTTTATGGGAGCCGGCAGCGCACCAGCACGCAATACGACGGCTAGGTCGTTCGCTTCATCAGTGGTGAAGGTACCGTTAATGACCGCGCGCCCGCCACCGATTTTTTCGTTAATCGTTGGAGCAGAGTAAACATTCCCATCCAAGACAATGGCCATTCGTTTTCCTACATTGGCGCCGGTGAGACGCTCAAATTCCTGAGCCCCACGACTATCAAACGTCAGCGACACGATCGGCTCATTAAACTCGCCAATGGTCACCCTGGCATCCTGCAACACATCTCCAGTTAAGGCCGTGTCTTTTTTGATTAAATACGGACGAAGATAACTCTCTTTTCCGTCTTCCGAGATGATGTTTTCAAACAGGATTTCTGAGTCTTTTGGCAATCGCCCTTCAAATTCTTTCCGGACTGCCTCTGCCTGACCTACCTCCACTCGGGGCGGAAGCTCCAAGGCCACGGTTGATTCATCCAACAGTTTAAATTCCAGTAACGCGGTTTTCTTGATCAAATCTTTGGCCCGCTCTGGATCTTTCACGCCAGGAAGTTGCACCGCGATTTGATTCCGACCTAAACGCTGAATCAACGGTTCAGCAACGCCGAATTCGTCAATTCGATTACGAATCGTCTCAAGGGCCTGATTGATCGCAGAATCTTTAATTCGGTCAATCTCTACGGTATCAAGCTCGTAAGTCAACGTCGTATCGGAGGAGTCTTTCAACTCGAACCCGGGAAAACCGTCTTCCATCGCCTGCATGACCTTCGCTTTCGCCTCTTCGCCGCCCTCAAGCGTGATGACCAGACTCTGGGTCCCTTCCCGGACAACTGACGCAAAGGGAAGTTCGGAGTCCGCCTTCAAATCCTCGAGGGCTTTTTTTGAGCGATCGACGGCAATTTCAACCGCTCGATCTTCTTCCACTTCAAGGACAAGATGCACACCGCCTTGCAAATCTAGCCCGAGCGCCAAACCACGATCACTCAATACGGCCTTCATCCAAGCAGGGAGGGGTGCATAGAGTGAAGGAAAGGAGGGTAAAGAAATCATCACTGAGATGACGGTTAACGCTACCAGCGCAATCAGCCGTCCACGAATTTTTTTCATTGCATGTACCTGTTCTGACTCATGAATTTTCCTCTGTCTCCCGGAGCCGTCCTACGTAGTCCCGCTGCAGGCGTATTTTTGTGTTGTCGGCGATTTGCAGGGTTACCGTGTCTTTATCAAGATTGGTAATCGTCCCCCAGATTCCCGCACTGGTGATCACTTTATCGCCTTTTTTCAATGCCGCCAATAATTCCCGCTGTTTTTTCTGCCGACGTTGCTGGGGCAAAATCAGAAGAAAATAAAATACCACAAAGATCAAGATAAATGGCACGAACGAGAGAAGACCGGCTTGGGGACTTCCTCCTCCCGCAGTTTGCGCCCAGGCAATAGCGTTCATGTGCAACCTTTCATGAAATACCTCTTAAGAGTCATGACGACGATAGAACCTTCCCCATGCCACACTCATGAGTCGGGACAAGAGTTCACACACATACAGATGATGATTGAAGGTTTTGACCATCGCTCTCTCGCATCCGATAAAACTGAGCGCGAAATTCTTGGAGGCAACCCTCCCGAATGGCTTCCCGAATTTGCTTCATCAAAGACCCATAATACCAAAGGTTATGAAGAGTATTGAGTCTCACACCCAACATTTCATTGGCCACGAACAAATGCCGAAGATAAGCCCTTGAATACCGGGTACAGACAGGGCACGTGCAAGCTGGATCTATAGGCGACTCATCACGGGCATAACGGGCATTTTTGATCAACACCCGGCCGGAGGACGTAAACAACCAGCCCGTTCGGCCATGCCGGGTGGGAATCACGCAGTCGAACATATCGACGCCGCGACACACACCTTCGAGAATATCTTCCGGGAGCCCAACGCCCATCAGATAGCGAGGACGATCCACCGGCAACCGCGCGGTCACATCTTCGATAACCTGAAACATCGTGGGTTTTTCTTCACCTAATGAGAGACCACCCAAAGCATACCCGGCAAACCCCAGATCCATCAGTTGCGCTGCTGCCTCCAGTCGCAATCGCGAAAAAATCCCGCCCTGAACGATGCCAAAGAGATGTTGATGGGATTGCCGAGAAACAGAAAGACAGCGTCTCGCCCAACGAGTCGTGCGTTCAACCGCTTCACGGGCCTGTGTCTCCGTAGAAGGATACGGCGGACAATGATCCAACATCATCATAACATCTGATCCAAGTGCCACTTGGATTTCCATACACAACTCTGGAGTCAATTGATGCCACGAGCCATCCAGATGCGACTTAAACCCCACTCCATCTTCGGTAATACGACAGAGATCAGCGAGACTAACCATCTGAAACCCGCCGCTATCCGTTAGGATCGCACCCGGCCATTGCATGAAATTGTGCAACCCGCCCTGTTCGGCAATGAGATGATGCCCAGGTCTTAAGTAGAGATGATAGGCATTGCCCAGAATGAGACCAAAGCCACACGATTGAATTTCGTCAGGATCAATCCCTTTCACGGTTCCCAGCGACCCCACTGGCATGAAGACAGGTGTGTCAATCGTGCCGTGAATCGTCTTCAAGACGCCCGTTCTGGCCCTGGTGGAGGGATCATGCTGTTGCACAGAAAACATTCGTCGAAACGCCCCTATACCTTCATACGCCTATCAGTAAACGAAGAGCACTGGGTCAAAATTCACCTTTTCTCCATTACATCTGCTCTGGTGCAGAAATACCAAGAACCGCCAATCCATTGCGAAGAACCGTTTGGACCTGACGCATCATGGCCAAGCGTGCGGCAGTCAACTCTGGCGTGATGACTTCTCCCGATCCGGACTGAGGCATTTCAGGCTCTGACTCACTTGACTCACTATCTCTCGACGCGTCCTCGCTCAACTCGGAGTCCAGGGCCAATGGCGGTAAAATCCGGTGTTTATTGTAGTACGTATGGAGCAATGCCGCTAATTCTTGCAGGTAAAACGTCATGCGATGCGGCTCTAAATTCATCGCACTGCCCTCTACGACTCCGGGGTAACGCGACAGACATTTGATCAGGCGTAACTCATCATGGGTCATCACCAGCGACATATCAACGTGTTCCACGGATTGCACCTGAAAACCTCGAGACTCCGCTACGCGAAAGAGACTCGCCAAACGGGCATGAGCATACTGTACATAATAGACGGGATTATCCGAGGACTGTTGCTTCGCCAGCTCAAGATCAAAATCTAAATGACTATCCGCCCGCCGCATGAGAAAAAAGAATTTCGCAGCATCCGCACCGACTTCATCAATCACCTCACGCAGCGTGACAAACTCTCCGGCTCGTTTAGACATCTCAACCTTGGTTCCGCCTCGAAGGAGATTAACCATTTGAACTAGCACCACACGAAACTGCTCCTTGTGATAGCCAAAGGCCTGAACGGCTGCTTGCATGCGCGGGATATACCCGTGGTGGTCAGCTCCCCAGATATTGATGATAGTCTCAAAACCACGCGAGAATTTATTCCGGTGATACGCGATATCCGAGGCAAGATACGTGTACGACCCGTCTTGCTTGGCCACGACACGATCCTTCTCATCCTGAAAAGCTGAAGACTTGAACCACCAAGCCCCTTCATCCTGAAAGATGAGATTTCGCTGTTTGAGGTCCTCTAAGGCCTGTTCAAGATGTCCTCCTGCAATCAAGCCGGCCTCACTGTACCATTCATGAAATTCAACCCCAAATACTCCTAGATCATCTTTGATTCGTCCGAGTAATTTCGAACAAGCGAACTCCGCTGCACGACGCTCCGCTTCTCTTGGGTCAAGATCGAGGAGGCTCTCCCCATATTCCTTCGCCATCGATTCGGCTACCGAACGGATGTACGTCCCATGATATCCATCCTCGGGAAACGTCACAGTCCGTCCATAAAATTCTTGGTACCGGGAATAGACCGAAAGTCCAAGAAGATGTAATTGACGACCAGCATCATTGATGTAATATTCCCGTTGGACGCGATATCCCACAGTCTCCAAGAGGTTCGCCGCAGCCTGACCAAGCGCAGCTCCACGTCCATGCCCCACATGAAGGGGTCCCGTCGGATTCGCACTGACAAATTCCAGGATAACGCGTTGGCCTTTCCCGATCTGACTCGAACCATATGCTGGCCCGAGTTCTTCGATTATGGGTAGAACCTCTGTCCAGCGATGAGGGTTGATCGTAAAATTCAAAAATCCTGGCGGCGCCACATCGACCCGGTCGAAGAGATCCTCACGGGCTGTCTTGATTGAGGAGGCAAGCAGTCCTGCGATCTCCATCGGTGGCCGTTTCGCTTTAGGCGCGGCCAACATCGCAATATTTGAAGACAGGTCGCCCCACTCCTCTCGCTTGGGCAATTCGATCGTAGGAACAGGCTGATCGGTCAAACTCAATTCTCCGTTATCTACCGCTTGACTCAGAGCGACAGACAAAGCTTCAACAACTTGCTCTTGAATGGGACGTCGTTTCAAAATACCTCTATCCTCTTAAAATATAAGGGATTTTAAGACGAATGGCGCCGAATGTACCACAGCCATTCCAGGGAGGCAAGCAAATGATAGCCAGTTCATTGAGGAATATGATGGAAACCCCGCACAGCTGCAGACTGAGTCTCTAACCAACATTCTGCCTGGTTGATAATTTTTTCAGTAGACATGTTCAAACAGGGCTTATATGTACAGGCTTGAACGCTCGTCCAATCATGACAACGACAGGCATTTCCTTGAATGATCGCCACATGTTTTCCTCTCGGAGCCCAGACCATAGGATCCGTAGGACCAAAGAGAGCGATTGATGGCACTCCACACACAGCCGCCAAATGCGTCAAACCGGAGTCATGACCTATAAAAAGATCAACAGAAGGCAACATCATGGAGACTACGCTGAGTGATTGCTGATGGATGACAGTATGGGGTACAGCCTCCAGAGCGACACACAGACCCTTGACATTCTTCTCATCCGCTGGACCCTCTATAATCATGAACTCTCTTCGTCGCGTTCCATTTTGATGTAACTGTGTAGCAATGGATACGAGTTGCGCTACGGACGTACATTTATGCGGACTACCACTGCCAGGATGAATCATAATCTTTTGAGCATTCGAAAATGTATGAGTATCACTGGAAGGAGCCTCCATTTCTTTCAAGACATCCTGAGGAAACTCTAACCCGCACGATGGAGCATCGTCTTGCGCTAAATTCCATTGGCATAATGTCTCCAGAAACCGGTCTTCATAATGCTGTGTTGAAAGTTCTTCATCATGAGGAGACCGGACTATCACATCGGACAATCCATTAGTATGCAGACTCTGCGAAAGCAACGCCTGTGGATCAGAAAACCACCCGATAAAATGAGAAGTGTCTTTGAGTATGTCGTTCGTCGCGCCTCGTCGCTGTTCGAATGGAAGAAAAAGGTCAGTAAAAAACCCGGAATCAAGGGAAATCGCATGTTCAATCTCGCCTAATGAATAGAGCAAGTCGCCGATTTCTGACTTCCCGACCCAAACACAGCGCTTTGTGGGAAAAGATCGACGGATGGCTCTCATCGCATTCAGACTTAACAGGACATCCCCTAATGTCCCTGGATGGACGATCACCATATTCATATCAGAACGCCACTTTTATCCTGCTTGACGGTCACGTACGGGTATCAGAGTATCCATAAGATTGTTCTCAATCAGGATGAAAAAACATTACCGAGAAGACCGAAGGAGCTTATTCGCCATTTCAAGATCTGAGGGCGTATTCACATTCATAAACGAAAGAAAGTTTTGATCAAGGTCCTGGATCTGACATTCCTCAACGACATGAGTCTTTAAGTCGGGATGAGAAAGAATTTGACGCATTTCAAGCTGATCGTCTTCGATCATTTCCTTTAAGATAGGGGTACACCTTCGCGAGTACACTCCCTGCATCGGCTGCATTCCTGTCGATAACTGGACCATGGTCACATCAAAACCATGGGATAACTCACAAATCCGGCGAATCAAGGAAGCTGAGAGAAACGGCATATCACAGGCCGCTAAAAATACCGACAAGGAGGCTGACCGTGAAAGAGCGGTAAATAATCCTCCAACCGGGCCCTTGTTTGGAAAAATATCTGTCAGCACTTGATGGGAAAGAGTATCGGTGACGGGAGAATGCTCAGCAACAACGATCTTGATTTGGGAGAACACCGATTCATATACCTTCAAGGCACGTTCAAGGAGCGTCTCACTGCCTACCAATAGCTCGCGCTTATCTTTTCCCATCCGCCGACTCTTTCCACCGGCGAGAAGAACACCCTCGATATCTCGTACTGATTGATCCATGGAGTCCTGTTAGACAGCACAATAAAAAAACCCGGGACTGGGCTATTATCAAGCC
The genomic region above belongs to Nitrospirales bacterium and contains:
- the argS gene encoding arginine--tRNA ligase, whose translation is MKRRPIQEQVVEALSVALSQAVDNGELSLTDQPVPTIELPKREEWGDLSSNIAMLAAPKAKRPPMEIAGLLASSIKTAREDLFDRVDVAPPGFLNFTINPHRWTEVLPIIEELGPAYGSSQIGKGQRVILEFVSANPTGPLHVGHGRGAALGQAAANLLETVGYRVQREYYINDAGRQLHLLGLSVYSRYQEFYGRTVTFPEDGYHGTYIRSVAESMAKEYGESLLDLDPREAERRAAEFACSKLLGRIKDDLGVFGVEFHEWYSEAGLIAGGHLEQALEDLKQRNLIFQDEGAWWFKSSAFQDEKDRVVAKQDGSYTYLASDIAYHRNKFSRGFETIINIWGADHHGYIPRMQAAVQAFGYHKEQFRVVLVQMVNLLRGGTKVEMSKRAGEFVTLREVIDEVGADAAKFFFLMRRADSHLDFDLELAKQQSSDNPVYYVQYAHARLASLFRVAESRGFQVQSVEHVDMSLVMTHDELRLIKCLSRYPGVVEGSAMNLEPHRMTFYLQELAALLHTYYNKHRILPPLALDSELSEDASRDSESSESEPEMPQSGSGEVITPELTAARLAMMRQVQTVLRNGLAVLGISAPEQM
- a CDS encoding molybdenum cofactor guanylyltransferase is translated as MDQSVRDIEGVLLAGGKSRRMGKDKRELLVGSETLLERALKVYESVFSQIKIVVAEHSPVTDTLSHQVLTDIFPNKGPVGGLFTALSRSASLSVFLAACDMPFLSASLIRRICELSHGFDVTMVQLSTGMQPMQGVYSRRCTPILKEMIEDDQLEMRQILSHPDLKTHVVEECQIQDLDQNFLSFMNVNTPSDLEMANKLLRSSR
- the secD gene encoding protein translocase subunit SecD, translated to MKKIRGRLIALVALTVISVMISLPSFPSLYAPLPAWMKAVLSDRGLALGLDLQGGVHLVLEVEEDRAVEIAVDRSKKALEDLKADSELPFASVVREGTQSLVITLEGGEEAKAKVMQAMEDGFPGFELKDSSDTTLTYELDTVEIDRIKDSAINQALETIRNRIDEFGVAEPLIQRLGRNQIAVQLPGVKDPERAKDLIKKTALLEFKLLDESTVALELPPRVEVGQAEAVRKEFEGRLPKDSEILFENIISEDGKESYLRPYLIKKDTALTGDVLQDARVTIGEFNEPIVSLTFDSRGAQEFERLTGANVGKRMAIVLDGNVYSAPTINEKIGGGRAVINGTFTTDEANDLAVVLRAGALPAPIKTLQDLTVGPSLGKDSIEKGLRTLVIAGCLVLIFMIVYYRLSGVVANFALVLNLIGLLGALSGLNATLTLPGIAGIILTIGMGVDSNILIFERIREELRLGRPVRLAVDSGYDKAFLTIVDSHVTTLITGLALFLFGTGPIKGFAVTLCLGIAINLFTALVGTKVVFDVFNRKKLQQLSI
- the yajC gene encoding preprotein translocase subunit YajC translates to MNAIAWAQTAGGGSPQAGLLSFVPFILIFVVFYFLLILPQQRRQKKQRELLAALKKGDKVITSAGIWGTITNLDKDTVTLQIADNTKIRLQRDYVGRLRETEENS
- the tgt gene encoding tRNA guanosine(34) transglycosylase Tgt, with product MFSVQQHDPSTRARTGVLKTIHGTIDTPVFMPVGSLGTVKGIDPDEIQSCGFGLILGNAYHLYLRPGHHLIAEQGGLHNFMQWPGAILTDSGGFQMVSLADLCRITEDGVGFKSHLDGSWHQLTPELCMEIQVALGSDVMMMLDHCPPYPSTETQAREAVERTTRWARRCLSVSRQSHQHLFGIVQGGIFSRLRLEAAAQLMDLGFAGYALGGLSLGEEKPTMFQVIEDVTARLPVDRPRYLMGVGLPEDILEGVCRGVDMFDCVIPTRHGRTGWLFTSSGRVLIKNARYARDESPIDPACTCPVCTRYSRAYLRHLFVANEMLGVRLNTLHNLWYYGSLMKQIREAIREGCLQEFRAQFYRMRESDGQNLQSSSVCV
- a CDS encoding glycosyltransferase family 9 protein, whose protein sequence is MNMVIVHPGTLGDVLLSLNAMRAIRRSFPTKRCVWVGKSEIGDLLYSLGEIEHAISLDSGFFTDLFLPFEQRRGATNDILKDTSHFIGWFSDPQALLSQSLHTNGLSDVIVRSPHDEELSTQHYEDRFLETLCQWNLAQDDAPSCGLEFPQDVLKEMEAPSSDTHTFSNAQKIMIHPGSGSPHKCTSVAQLVSIATQLHQNGTRRREFMIIEGPADEKNVKGLCVALEAVPHTVIHQQSLSVVSMMLPSVDLFIGHDSGLTHLAAVCGVPSIALFGPTDPMVWAPRGKHVAIIQGNACRCHDWTSVQACTYKPCLNMSTEKIINQAECWLETQSAAVRGFHHIPQ